TTTGCTGGTGAAGGGCACGCGCGCCGTACCGGTCATGTACGGCCTCGTGCTCGTGGTGCTGCTTTACTATTTTTCCAGCGAACTGGGCCTGACCACGCTCAACTGGCTGCTGCAGAATTTCCTGGGATCCATCTTCCTCATCATCATCATTTTGTTCCAAGCCGATATCCGCAAGGGCTTGGCCGCCGTGGGCACTGGCGGCCTGTTTCGGCGTGATCGCGGCGTGCATGAGAAGACCCTGGAGGAGATCGTGCGCGCCTTGACCGCCATGGCTCAAATGCGCGTCGGCGCGCTCATCGTCATCGAAAAGACCGTGCCCCTGGGCGATGTCGGCGAGCGCGGCATCCCCATCCGAGGCGAGGTGACCAAGGAGCTGCTCATGACCATTTTTCATCCGAATACTCCGCTGCACGACGGTGCGGTCA
The DNA window shown above is from Desulfocurvibacter africanus subsp. africanus DSM 2603 and carries:
- the cdaA gene encoding diadenylate cyclase CdaA, which encodes MEIPNLFGFDFTQITWKEILDFVLVSFVYYRLILLVKGTRAVPVMYGLVLVVLLYYFSSELGLTTLNWLLQNFLGSIFLIIIILFQADIRKGLAAVGTGGLFRRDRGVHEKTLEEIVRALTAMAQMRVGALIVIEKTVPLGDVGERGIPIRGEVTKELLMTIFHPNTPLHDGAVIIQGDKIMAAGCVLPLTTDPKLASQYGTRHRAAIGISEETDAVVTVVSEERGSISVVIDGKLVTNLDEIRLRRVIRNAWAR